The proteins below are encoded in one region of Ferroplasma acidiphilum:
- a CDS encoding MFS transporter, whose translation MSEIKMSKRSINITIALMAFSGLLIIYVETMIVPAIPVFITFFHSTYSNVSWILTAYIITGTVSAAIFGKVADIVGKKKVFLLLGIIYTIAISFGGFAHTLDELIAVRAVQGIGFGMIPIAFAIINDVVPREKLALAQGIMSATFAIGSGIGLVLGSYITETLGWQWDFHTAIPVAIILLILTYIFIRENTVTGKQKIDFAGVSMLGAGLVLLIFGLSEGEHYGWYSHLIIGMFILAFILFAAFTYFESHYKYAFINMKLLKKRNIFLSNIVGLFAMAAMYFLFFTVPTLLQDPSPIGFGKTVFYSGLILFPATIMNMIFAPVAAKIIKHRGPRLSIIIGLSVDIIGFGLLYLYRATIPEILLDTMFVGAGISLMLVGIINVLLTSTPRANAGEATGMNTVFRDIGMSIAPAVGGALETMYTIKVTVGVQIINGIPTKIQQAFPDSTAYNYIYLIGVVFVILGFIFTAFMKKTKIES comes from the coding sequence ATGTCTGAAATTAAAATGTCTAAGAGATCAATAAATATCACCATTGCATTAATGGCTTTTTCCGGCCTGCTTATCATCTATGTAGAGACTATGATTGTCCCTGCAATTCCTGTATTTATAACATTTTTCCACTCTACCTACAGCAACGTTTCGTGGATACTTACTGCTTATATTATTACAGGTACCGTATCCGCTGCTATTTTCGGGAAGGTGGCTGATATAGTGGGAAAGAAAAAAGTTTTCCTGCTTCTAGGAATAATATATACAATTGCCATATCATTCGGCGGGTTTGCACATACGCTGGATGAGCTCATAGCTGTAAGGGCTGTTCAGGGGATCGGCTTTGGAATGATTCCAATAGCCTTTGCCATAATAAATGACGTTGTTCCAAGGGAAAAACTTGCACTTGCACAGGGAATAATGAGTGCAACTTTTGCAATAGGGTCAGGCATAGGGCTGGTTCTCGGGTCATACATAACAGAAACCCTTGGATGGCAGTGGGATTTCCATACAGCAATACCTGTAGCAATAATTCTCTTAATATTAACGTACATATTCATACGGGAAAACACTGTAACAGGCAAGCAGAAAATCGACTTTGCCGGTGTTTCAATGCTGGGTGCAGGGCTTGTGTTGCTTATATTCGGATTGTCCGAAGGTGAACATTATGGATGGTACTCACATCTTATAATTGGAATGTTTATCCTGGCATTCATCCTCTTCGCGGCATTTACATATTTTGAAAGCCATTACAAATATGCTTTTATAAACATGAAGCTATTGAAGAAAAGGAACATATTTCTTTCCAATATTGTTGGATTATTTGCAATGGCTGCCATGTATTTCCTTTTCTTTACCGTTCCTACGCTTCTGCAGGACCCTTCTCCTATTGGGTTCGGGAAAACCGTGTTCTATTCCGGGCTTATACTGTTCCCGGCAACTATAATGAACATGATCTTTGCTCCGGTTGCTGCCAAAATTATAAAGCACAGAGGCCCCAGGCTATCCATCATTATAGGCCTTTCAGTTGATATTATAGGATTCGGATTGCTGTACTTATACCGGGCAACCATACCGGAAATTCTGCTGGACACCATGTTCGTTGGCGCAGGGATTTCTTTAATGCTGGTAGGAATTATAAACGTACTTTTAACATCCACGCCAAGGGCAAATGCCGGAGAAGCTACAGGAATGAATACGGTATTCAGGGATATTGGGATGTCCATTGCCCCGGCAGTGGGAGGGGCGCTTGAAACAATGTATACAATAAAGGTAACTGTTGGTGTACAGATAATAAATGGTATACCAACGAAAATCCAGCAGGCTTTCCCTGATAGTACGGCTTATAACTATATATATCTAATTGGTGTAGTATTCGTTATCCTCGGATTTATATTTACTGCTTTTATGAAGAAAACTAAAATAGAAAGTTAA
- a CDS encoding APC family permease, which produces MRDTDSLHSGSISNDKKLKKVLTSWDLYFLSLGAIIGSGWLFAESAAAGTAGPAAILSWIIGGAIVLVLVLVYAEIGAMIPRSGFITRYGHYSHGGIAGLFFGWGYFAARVAAPALEAEAAITYAGSYITKPALIYYAKNPLDPSSSVTLLSGYGILIAAALIAGFYFLNYFGVKLMGKTNQGITWWKLIIPSITIILMVFLLFHAGNFNNPALGGFLPHNNISLVFEAISTDGIVFSYLGFRHTLNFAGEAKNPQRDIPRALIYAMLTSIVVYVLLQFAFISAINPSLLTASGGWLGLSSASAGTYAKSIDSAPFAFLAKSSSLAILAVLTYLLYADAYISPAGTLNIAAGTATRSLYGLAEIGYFPRTFGKVSKRTGVPVFSLLISLVLGLIFLVPLPSWYVVVGLVSGVAGFTYILGGSTLMVLRREASDLKRPFKLPYARILSPVAFIGASLIVYWTGWPTVAYIAIILFAGFAVYLVFLAFHHVDNIFTKENIQGGYWVPLLIIALTILSYLGESNFGGINLFPFPYDFLVVMVVSLIFYFLSVKSGFRTSEITDMIESGEQYIDEYAE; this is translated from the coding sequence ATGCGCGATACTGATAGCCTGCATTCAGGTTCTATATCCAATGATAAAAAATTAAAGAAAGTGCTTACTTCATGGGATTTATATTTCTTAAGCCTTGGCGCTATAATTGGATCAGGATGGCTCTTTGCCGAATCAGCAGCTGCTGGCACAGCTGGCCCTGCTGCTATACTGTCCTGGATAATAGGGGGTGCTATAGTCCTGGTTCTGGTACTTGTATATGCCGAAATAGGTGCAATGATACCCAGAAGTGGATTTATAACAAGATACGGGCATTATTCCCATGGAGGCATTGCAGGGCTTTTTTTTGGATGGGGATATTTTGCGGCAAGGGTTGCAGCACCCGCCCTGGAAGCTGAAGCCGCTATAACATATGCCGGATCATATATAACAAAACCAGCACTCATATACTACGCAAAAAATCCACTTGACCCCTCGTCAAGTGTTACCCTATTATCAGGCTACGGCATTCTTATTGCAGCTGCACTGATAGCGGGTTTTTATTTTCTGAACTATTTTGGCGTAAAGTTAATGGGGAAGACAAACCAGGGCATCACCTGGTGGAAACTCATCATTCCATCAATTACCATAATACTGATGGTTTTCCTGTTATTCCATGCAGGGAACTTTAACAATCCTGCATTAGGTGGATTTCTTCCACATAACAATATTTCATTAGTGTTTGAAGCCATATCAACTGATGGGATAGTCTTTTCATATTTAGGATTCAGGCATACATTGAATTTTGCAGGGGAGGCAAAAAATCCACAGAGGGACATACCGAGGGCATTAATTTATGCTATGCTGACATCTATAGTAGTTTATGTGCTGCTACAGTTTGCCTTCATTTCCGCCATCAACCCATCACTGTTAACTGCATCAGGTGGGTGGCTGGGGCTTTCGTCAGCTTCTGCCGGAACATACGCAAAAAGCATTGATAGCGCTCCTTTTGCATTCCTGGCAAAATCCTCCAGCCTAGCCATTCTGGCTGTGTTAACATACCTTCTCTATGCAGATGCATATATATCACCTGCCGGAACACTTAATATTGCAGCAGGGACCGCTACCCGATCTCTGTATGGCCTGGCAGAAATTGGATATTTTCCCCGTACGTTTGGAAAGGTAAGCAAAAGGACAGGGGTTCCAGTATTTTCATTATTAATAAGCCTTGTTCTGGGTTTAATTTTCCTGGTGCCATTGCCAAGCTGGTATGTGGTTGTTGGCCTTGTTTCCGGTGTGGCAGGCTTTACTTATATACTGGGTGGTTCAACATTAATGGTACTGAGGCGAGAGGCATCTGATCTGAAGAGGCCATTTAAACTGCCATACGCACGTATCCTCTCACCTGTTGCTTTTATAGGTGCTTCCCTGATAGTCTACTGGACCGGGTGGCCAACCGTTGCGTATATCGCTATAATATTATTTGCCGGCTTCGCTGTTTATCTGGTATTCCTTGCATTTCATCATGTTGACAATATATTCACAAAGGAAAATATACAAGGCGGATACTGGGTGCCACTTTTAATAATTGCATTAACTATTCTCTCATACCTTGGTGAATCCAACTTTGGAGGAATAAATCTGTTTCCATTTCCATATGATTTCCTTGTAGTAATGGTGGTATCCCTGATATTTTACTTCCTTTCTGTAAAATCAGGATTCAGGACATCTGAAATTACCGATATGATCGAATCTGGAGAACAGTATATTGATGAATACGCTGAATAG
- a CDS encoding MDR family MFS transporter, with product MVSFSSDIRNRQVVIVSLSSMMRSLGMGASWPFMAIFLSLYIHLAVYIVGIIFTLLSLMSMVFSILGGYLADLKGRKFTLMLGSISGIFIYLSIALTFLFHIYTLTIILFIFSSFSGSLVYPSASALIADVTNPESREGGYSIYRILSNVGWAVGPLMGSFIYSTGIIYIFYALVVASILQTIIILFVKKQNVLKTGKGTRNPFLVYDKYLFIFSIATFFIILLSSQFSVSLPLYSEIAIKINVADLGYIYAINGLVVVIGQYPLIQLFARFGDLITFIAGALFYALGYFIIAFSTNLYGLMFDMVIITMGENLTTPTINTVISKMSPPGKTGRYMGFNSMVNSIGRAFGPSMGTYIMYTFHYNGLATWSLIAIFGVFSAIVIVIFAISYNKSGNTYIARGTKT from the coding sequence ATGGTTTCATTTTCATCAGATATACGCAACAGGCAGGTAGTCATAGTAAGCCTTTCTTCTATGATGCGATCCCTGGGCATGGGTGCTTCATGGCCTTTTATGGCCATCTTCCTGAGCCTGTATATCCATCTAGCTGTTTACATTGTGGGAATCATATTTACACTTCTTTCACTGATGTCAATGGTATTCAGTATCCTGGGAGGGTATCTGGCAGATCTGAAGGGCAGAAAATTTACACTTATGCTTGGAAGCATTTCCGGTATTTTTATTTACCTTTCCATTGCCCTAACATTTCTGTTCCACATCTATACTTTAACCATTATATTATTTATATTCTCATCATTTTCAGGGTCTCTTGTTTACCCTTCGGCCAGTGCCCTTATTGCAGATGTAACTAACCCGGAAAGCAGGGAAGGCGGTTATTCAATATACAGGATACTGTCCAATGTGGGATGGGCTGTCGGGCCGTTGATGGGTTCTTTTATTTATTCTACAGGCATTATTTACATATTTTATGCTTTAGTTGTGGCAAGCATCCTGCAGACTATAATAATTCTTTTTGTAAAGAAACAGAATGTGCTTAAAACAGGAAAAGGAACGAGAAACCCGTTTCTTGTGTATGATAAATACCTGTTTATTTTCAGTATTGCAACTTTCTTCATAATACTGCTTTCCTCACAGTTTTCGGTCTCACTTCCATTGTACAGCGAGATTGCAATAAAAATTAACGTTGCAGACCTTGGCTATATTTACGCGATTAACGGATTGGTTGTGGTTATCGGCCAGTATCCCTTAATTCAGCTATTTGCCCGTTTCGGGGATCTCATTACCTTCATAGCCGGGGCACTTTTTTATGCCCTTGGATACTTTATAATAGCATTTTCAACCAATTTATACGGGTTAATGTTTGATATGGTTATTATAACAATGGGAGAAAACCTGACTACACCTACAATTAATACTGTTATATCAAAAATGTCTCCTCCTGGAAAAACAGGAAGGTATATGGGATTTAACTCAATGGTAAATTCCATAGGGCGGGCATTCGGGCCATCCATGGGAACATATATAATGTATACATTCCATTATAACGGGCTGGCAACATGGTCTCTCATAGCTATATTTGGCGTATTCTCTGCGATTGTCATTGTAATATTTGCAATAAGCTACAATAAATCTGGAAATACATACATTGCAAGGGGAACAAAAACCTGA
- a CDS encoding APC family permease produces the protein MVEVDQLKRNSLGGFRLVWQAMGTLSVAADAAYLLTGVVEYALGATPLALLLGVFAYLFIMNTGYQFSKHVNSAGSYYTFAGKGLGGIAGTFQAWNMAFYGLIGYGSFGFLGLAAFITLLDPAYKGIVFWLPVAFFAALISFIFTHRGMKVSTDYQITGGVIEVAVLLIGSALIIIHAGNLNTLAVFTTKYVSGASQLLFAMIYSMILYFGTTVSITAMGEEAVSPQKTIKKALIGTVILSGITLIIVSYAFTIGWGPSAMASFATSPDPGIILFRKLNPVIYILLILVTVNSFMGYNISVSNADSRIFYSFARDGILFLPESIGRIHKKYKTPSNAALAIFAFSLVIAIIFGVLFGPVKGGLMMLLINAYAAYVEHIIASISLPVMMRRIHKFKVIEHLIIPVIGIVILVIIMAGTVISPGKYPENLAVYIGISWIPIAGILTFIEYKIHPDKVRNAAKMSIEEEALEPK, from the coding sequence ATGGTTGAAGTGGATCAATTAAAGAGAAATTCACTTGGAGGTTTCAGATTAGTGTGGCAGGCGATGGGTACTCTCTCTGTTGCAGCAGATGCTGCATATTTATTAACTGGAGTAGTAGAATATGCACTGGGGGCCACTCCACTTGCACTGTTGCTTGGCGTTTTTGCATACCTCTTTATTATGAATACCGGTTATCAATTTTCCAAGCATGTGAATTCAGCCGGGTCGTACTATACATTTGCCGGGAAAGGTCTGGGAGGGATAGCCGGAACATTTCAGGCGTGGAATATGGCTTTTTACGGGTTAATTGGATATGGCAGCTTCGGATTTCTGGGGCTTGCAGCTTTTATAACCCTGCTCGACCCTGCTTATAAAGGCATTGTTTTCTGGCTTCCTGTTGCCTTTTTTGCTGCCCTTATATCATTTATTTTCACCCATCGCGGCATGAAGGTATCCACGGATTACCAGATAACAGGAGGCGTGATAGAAGTTGCAGTTCTTCTTATTGGCTCTGCTCTTATAATAATTCATGCAGGAAACCTGAATACTCTGGCTGTCTTTACAACAAAGTATGTTTCAGGTGCATCTCAGCTTCTTTTTGCCATGATTTACTCCATGATTCTTTATTTCGGCACCACTGTTTCTATAACTGCAATGGGAGAAGAGGCAGTATCGCCACAGAAGACAATTAAAAAGGCCCTTATAGGAACAGTAATACTCTCAGGAATAACACTTATCATCGTATCATATGCATTTACAATCGGATGGGGACCATCTGCTATGGCATCATTTGCAACCAGCCCTGACCCCGGTATCATTCTCTTCAGGAAACTCAACCCTGTAATATACATCCTGCTGATTCTGGTTACTGTGAACAGTTTTATGGGATATAATATATCTGTAAGCAATGCGGATTCCAGAATTTTTTACAGTTTTGCAAGGGATGGAATTCTCTTTCTCCCTGAAAGTATAGGGAGGATTCATAAAAAATACAAAACTCCATCAAATGCCGCACTTGCAATATTTGCATTTTCTCTTGTAATTGCAATAATCTTTGGTGTACTATTCGGGCCTGTGAAGGGTGGACTTATGATGCTGCTTATCAATGCCTATGCAGCTTATGTGGAGCACATTATAGCTTCAATATCACTGCCTGTAATGATGAGGCGCATACACAAATTTAAGGTGATTGAGCATTTAATTATTCCTGTTATTGGTATTGTAATTCTCGTTATAATAATGGCAGGCACAGTAATATCGCCAGGTAAATACCCGGAGAATCTTGCCGTTTATATTGGAATTTCATGGATTCCCATTGCCGGGATTTTAACCTTTATTGAGTACAAAATACATCCAGATAAGGTAAGAAATGCAGCTAAAATGTCCATAGAGGAGGAGGCACTGGAACCAAAATAA
- a CDS encoding cobyrinate a,c-diamide synthase, with protein MGIKGLMIAAPSSGTGKTTVSIGIMKALTDMGLKVQPFKVGPDYIDTGFHYFASGNESHNLDSVMGSNNTVKEIYYHNSEGKDISIIEGVMGLFDGKAGNSLKGSSFEISRILGIPIVMVIDISASGRSAAAVVKGFRDFDKRALLKGVILNRAGSDYHCSMVKEAIETTTGIKVLGCIKRNNELKLGSRYLGLVTAAENQINDAYLKNLSSLIRKSIDLEQIVKISSTASKPSKYKPVIYNRREKEKCTIGIAYNKAFTFYYPENIELLKKFGAKIIYFDPVIDRKLPHMDGIYIGGGYPELYAGELSGNSALLAEIKEKIDDGMPVFAECGGYMYLSESINYGDAEYPMVGAIPARTHMEGLSLGYRKIYPAAPGEILKEGEKAMGHEFHYSRIVFNKSHSEAYKFENGKSEGYSSKNILSGYAHLYFPSNQNVPKRFVKQCVEYKNKTVE; from the coding sequence ATGGGCATTAAGGGATTGATGATAGCTGCACCTTCCAGTGGTACGGGCAAAACTACAGTGTCAATTGGAATCATGAAGGCATTAACCGATATGGGGCTGAAAGTACAGCCATTCAAGGTTGGCCCGGATTATATAGATACAGGATTCCATTACTTTGCTTCAGGAAATGAATCACATAACCTTGACAGTGTCATGGGAAGCAACAATACCGTGAAGGAAATATACTATCATAATTCAGAAGGAAAGGACATATCAATTATTGAAGGAGTCATGGGCCTATTTGATGGAAAGGCAGGCAATTCACTGAAAGGCAGTTCCTTCGAGATATCACGCATTCTGGGAATTCCCATTGTAATGGTAATAGATATTTCAGCTTCAGGAAGAAGTGCAGCCGCAGTGGTAAAAGGGTTCAGGGATTTTGATAAAAGAGCCCTCCTGAAAGGGGTTATCCTCAACAGGGCAGGTTCGGATTACCACTGTAGCATGGTAAAGGAGGCAATTGAAACAACAACCGGGATAAAAGTTCTGGGGTGCATAAAGAGAAATAATGAATTAAAACTCGGTTCCAGATATCTGGGGCTTGTAACCGCTGCTGAAAATCAAATAAACGATGCATATTTAAAAAATTTATCATCCCTTATAAGAAAAAGTATTGACCTGGAACAGATTGTAAAAATTTCATCTACGGCATCTAAACCATCAAAATATAAGCCAGTTATTTATAATCGCCGGGAGAAGGAAAAGTGCACAATAGGAATAGCATACAATAAGGCATTCACATTTTACTATCCAGAAAATATTGAACTGTTGAAAAAATTTGGTGCGAAAATCATATATTTTGATCCAGTAATTGACAGAAAACTACCACATATGGATGGAATTTACATCGGTGGCGGCTATCCTGAATTATATGCAGGTGAACTCTCTGGCAACAGTGCATTGCTTGCCGAAATTAAAGAAAAAATTGATGATGGCATGCCTGTATTTGCTGAATGCGGGGGTTATATGTACCTATCTGAATCCATAAATTATGGCGATGCTGAATATCCAATGGTCGGGGCAATACCTGCAAGAACACATATGGAGGGATTATCACTGGGATACCGGAAAATATATCCTGCAGCACCGGGAGAAATACTGAAAGAAGGTGAGAAAGCAATGGGGCACGAATTTCATTATTCACGTATAGTTTTCAATAAAAGCCATAGTGAAGCATATAAATTTGAGAATGGGAAATCAGAGGGCTACTCCTCTAAAAACATACTTTCAGGATATGCACATTTATATTTCCCTTCCAACCAGAACGTTCCGAAAAGATTTGTAAAGCAGTGCGTGGAATATAAAAATAAAACCGTGGAATAA
- a CDS encoding alkaline phosphatase family protein, producing MDKNFILPEEKTLVNLSSDIFGHFGLRTESEGIGLNYKNKKLCFILLDGLGWNIYRQTGIEFKNEIKGTSVFPSTTSNALSSFFLNKFPGQHGIIGYQLYIKQLGSIVNILGYTSSAAYMRDSMEKAYPMSSIFNFESKVTSLNRAGYSTVNIIPGFINKTSFSNILYGDNTTDTYANMVHSFYVLEENLKQGRDFISYYAADVDQIAHKLGPNNPYTIENARYILQQLSMIMKKYPEYDYVITADHGHVEVGNTINLGNDSGLRDISILPPYGDSRALFLENRKDIKDYLEEHYTNLELVEKGSQNYYQLLGKVDANTLSNLPGVIGIAKNNDIYHFPLNQRKYTMKGAHSGLLKEEMEIPVLVV from the coding sequence ATGGATAAAAATTTTATTTTGCCGGAAGAAAAGACACTGGTAAACCTTTCAAGCGATATATTCGGGCATTTTGGATTGCGTACAGAATCGGAGGGCATTGGCCTGAATTATAAAAATAAAAAACTCTGTTTCATATTGCTGGATGGCCTTGGGTGGAATATATACAGGCAAACAGGCATTGAGTTTAAAAATGAGATTAAAGGCACATCAGTTTTTCCTTCAACCACATCAAATGCATTGTCATCATTTTTTCTGAATAAATTTCCAGGGCAACACGGGATTATAGGATATCAGCTGTATATCAAACAGCTGGGCTCTATAGTGAATATACTGGGCTATACTTCATCCGCTGCATATATGCGGGATTCAATGGAAAAGGCATATCCAATGAGCAGCATATTTAATTTTGAGTCTAAGGTAACATCATTAAATCGTGCAGGCTATTCTACCGTTAATATTATTCCGGGGTTTATTAACAAAACATCATTCTCAAATATTTTATATGGAGACAATACAACCGACACATATGCAAATATGGTGCACAGCTTCTATGTCCTTGAAGAAAATTTAAAGCAGGGAAGGGATTTCATTTCCTATTATGCAGCTGATGTTGACCAGATAGCACACAAACTTGGTCCGAACAATCCATATACCATTGAAAACGCGAGGTATATACTTCAGCAGCTTTCTATGATCATGAAAAAATATCCTGAATATGATTATGTTATAACAGCTGACCATGGCCATGTTGAGGTTGGAAATACAATAAATCTCGGCAATGATTCCGGGCTCAGGGACATCTCGATACTCCCACCATATGGAGATTCACGTGCATTATTCCTGGAAAACAGGAAGGATATTAAAGACTATCTGGAAGAGCATTATACCAACCTGGAATTAGTGGAAAAGGGAAGCCAGAATTACTACCAGCTTCTTGGAAAAGTGGATGCAAATACACTGAGCAACCTTCCGGGGGTAATTGGGATTGCTAAAAACAATGACATATACCATTTTCCCCTCAATCAGAGAAAATATACGATGAAGGGTGCACATAGTGGCCTTTTGAAGGAGGAAATGGAGATTCCTGTACTCGTCGTATAA